From a single Apium graveolens cultivar Ventura chromosome 2, ASM990537v1, whole genome shotgun sequence genomic region:
- the LOC141698382 gene encoding uncharacterized protein LOC141698382, whose protein sequence is MNVQFLCLMRKFKELYSESREFGMLWGFYVNTGTLLHEEVHFKGQLSNNLNLKSFLVYNIAEWTLYEQVAVAAMDCQCIDVAKDCIKVLQKKFPNSKIVGTLEAMLLEAKGSWKQAEKAYSSFLEDNSLDQFILKRRVAMTRAQGNTSGAIEKLDQYLEIFMADHDAWRELAEIYVSLQMYKQATFCYEELLLSQPMIPIHHLAYADLE, encoded by the exons ATGAATGTGCAG TTTTTGTGTTTGATGAGAAAATTTAAGGAATTGTATAGTGAATCTCGTGAATTTGGAAT GTTATGGGGATTCTATGTGAATACTGGTACCTTGTTGCATGAG GAAGTACATTTCAAGGGTCAATTATCAAACAATTTGAATCTTAAGAGTTTCTTGGTTTACAATATTGCAGAATGGACACTATATGAACAAGTAGCCGTTGCAGCAATGGACTGTCAATGTATCGATGTTGCAAAG GATTGCATAAAGGTTCTGCAGAAGAAGTTTCCGAACAGCAAGATAGTTG GTACGTTAGAGGCGATGTTATTAGAAGCTAAGGGATCTTGGAAACAGGCAGAAAAGGCGTACTCGAGTTTTTTAGAGGATAATTCATTAGATCAG TTTATTCTCAAGAGAAGGGTAGCTATGACAAGGGCCCAGGGAAATACTTCAGGGGCCATAGAAAAGCTGGATCAATACCTTGAAAT ATTCATGGCAGATCATGATGCATGGAGAGAACTAGCAGAAATTTATGTTTCCCTACAAAT GTACAAGCAAGCAACTTTCTGTTACGAGGAGCTTCTGTTATCTCAACCAATGATTCCTATACACCATCTAGCTTATGCTGAT